The following coding sequences are from one Microbacterium sp. SORGH_AS_0969 window:
- the glmU gene encoding bifunctional UDP-N-acetylglucosamine diphosphorylase/glucosamine-1-phosphate N-acetyltransferase GlmU, producing the protein MTSTTELAVVVLAAGQGTRMRSRLPKVLHPVGGRPLVGHVLDTAASLDPARIVVVVRHEREQVAATVAELAPGVVVVDQDDVPGTGRAVEAALGALEGFEGDVLVLSADVPLLETGTLTELLATHRSGGTAVTLLSARVDQPFGYGRILRDETDGVRRIVEQKDATADEAAVTEINVGVYVFQASPLRTQLALVGTDNAQGEKYLTDVVGLLRDAHLGVAASVTSDAAAALGVNDRVQLSEAGRTLNARTVRRWQLEGVTVVDPATTWIDVTATLAPDVTILPNTHVRGATVIASGATIGPDTTLTDCEVGEDATITRTDGTLAVIEAGATVGPFAYLRANARVGVKGKVGTFVEVKNSSIGEGSKVPHLSYIGDTDIGRGVNLGAGAITANYDDLTKHRTVIGDEVHSGSHNVFVAPVTIGDGAKTGAGAVIRKDVPPGALALSVAPQRNIEGWVEKNRPGTAAADVAARARAEQEAADGS; encoded by the coding sequence ATGACCTCAACGACCGAGCTCGCCGTCGTCGTCCTCGCTGCGGGCCAAGGCACGCGTATGCGATCCCGCCTCCCCAAGGTGCTGCATCCCGTGGGCGGCCGCCCCCTGGTCGGGCATGTCCTCGACACGGCGGCATCCCTCGATCCCGCGCGCATCGTGGTGGTCGTCCGGCACGAACGCGAGCAGGTCGCCGCCACCGTCGCCGAGCTCGCCCCCGGGGTCGTCGTCGTCGATCAGGACGATGTCCCCGGCACCGGCCGCGCGGTCGAGGCGGCGCTCGGCGCCCTCGAGGGATTCGAGGGCGACGTGCTGGTGCTGAGCGCCGATGTGCCGTTGCTCGAGACGGGCACCCTCACCGAGCTGCTCGCCACCCATCGCTCCGGCGGCACCGCCGTGACCCTGCTCAGTGCGCGCGTCGACCAGCCCTTCGGGTACGGCCGCATCCTGCGCGACGAGACCGACGGCGTGCGCCGGATCGTCGAGCAGAAAGACGCCACGGCCGACGAAGCAGCGGTCACCGAGATCAACGTCGGGGTCTACGTCTTCCAGGCGTCACCGCTTCGGACCCAGCTCGCGCTCGTTGGGACCGACAACGCCCAGGGCGAGAAGTACCTCACCGACGTGGTCGGTCTGCTCCGGGACGCGCACCTCGGGGTCGCGGCATCCGTCACCTCCGACGCCGCTGCGGCGCTCGGGGTCAACGACCGTGTCCAGCTGTCGGAAGCGGGCCGCACGCTCAACGCGCGAACCGTCCGTCGCTGGCAGCTGGAGGGAGTCACGGTCGTCGACCCCGCGACCACCTGGATCGACGTGACCGCGACACTGGCGCCCGACGTCACGATCCTGCCGAACACGCACGTGCGCGGGGCCACCGTCATCGCGTCGGGGGCGACGATCGGCCCCGACACGACGCTCACCGACTGCGAGGTGGGCGAGGACGCGACGATCACCCGCACCGACGGCACGCTCGCCGTCATCGAGGCCGGAGCGACCGTCGGCCCCTTCGCCTACCTGCGTGCGAACGCCCGGGTCGGCGTGAAAGGCAAGGTCGGCACGTTCGTGGAGGTCAAGAACTCGTCGATCGGCGAGGGCAGCAAGGTTCCGCACCTGTCGTACATCGGTGACACCGACATCGGTCGCGGCGTCAACCTCGGCGCCGGCGCGATCACCGCGAACTACGACGACCTCACCAAGCACCGCACCGTGATCGGCGACGAGGTGCACAGCGGCTCGCACAACGTCTTCGTCGCGCCGGTTACGATTGGAGACGGCGCCAAGACGGGTGCCGGTGCGGTCATCCGCAAGGACGTCCCGCCCGGCGCGCTGGCCCTCAGCGTTGCACCTCAGCGCAACATCGAGGGGTGGGTCGAGAAGAACCGACCGGGCACCGCAGCGGCCGATGTGGCCGCACGGGCTCGGGCTGAACAGGAAGCGGCCGATGGCTCGTAA
- a CDS encoding ribose-phosphate diphosphokinase, which produces MARKKNRVDLDRDNGIAPGLVAKTKKRLVVASGRSHPELAKQVAEHLGTELAPTEHRTFASGEIYTRFEVSIRGCDVFVVQSFGPPVNEWLMELLIMLDALKRASAKRITVVAPYFPYSRQDKKGRGREPISARLVADLLKTAGADRIMSVDLHAAQIQGFFDGPVDHLFAKPVLLEHFEQGLSGEDRDTLTVVSPDMGRVRVADTWSDSLGAPLAIIHKRRDPKVANQVSVHEIVGDVKGRTCLLVDDMIDTGGTIQKAAQALKANGARKVIVAATHAIFSDPASERLQDPAIDEVVVTDTVPLPAERRFPGLTVLPIAPLLARAIHEVFEDGSVTSMFGGDA; this is translated from the coding sequence ATGGCTCGTAAGAAGAATCGTGTAGACCTCGACCGCGACAACGGCATCGCCCCCGGGCTCGTCGCCAAGACCAAGAAACGACTCGTCGTCGCCTCGGGGCGCTCCCACCCCGAGCTGGCGAAGCAGGTCGCCGAGCACCTCGGCACCGAGCTCGCTCCCACCGAGCACCGCACCTTCGCCTCGGGTGAGATCTACACCCGCTTCGAGGTGTCGATCCGCGGCTGCGACGTCTTCGTCGTGCAGTCGTTCGGGCCGCCGGTCAACGAGTGGCTCATGGAGCTGCTCATCATGCTCGACGCGCTCAAGCGCGCCTCGGCCAAGCGCATCACCGTGGTCGCGCCGTACTTCCCGTACTCGCGTCAGGACAAGAAGGGCCGTGGTCGCGAGCCCATCAGCGCCCGGCTCGTCGCCGACCTGCTGAAGACCGCCGGAGCCGACCGCATCATGAGCGTCGACCTGCACGCGGCACAAATCCAGGGCTTCTTCGACGGTCCGGTCGACCACCTGTTCGCCAAGCCCGTCCTCCTCGAGCACTTCGAGCAGGGACTCTCCGGCGAGGACCGCGACACCCTCACGGTCGTCTCGCCCGACATGGGGCGCGTGCGCGTCGCCGACACGTGGTCCGACAGCCTGGGGGCGCCGCTGGCGATCATCCACAAGCGTCGTGACCCGAAGGTCGCCAACCAGGTCTCGGTCCACGAGATCGTCGGTGACGTGAAGGGCCGTACCTGCCTGCTGGTCGACGACATGATCGACACCGGCGGGACCATCCAGAAGGCCGCGCAGGCGCTCAAGGCCAACGGCGCGCGCAAGGTCATCGTCGCCGCCACGCACGCGATCTTCAGCGATCCCGCGAGCGAACGCCTGCAGGATCCCGCGATCGACGAGGTGGTCGTCACCGACACCGTGCCGCTGCCCGCGGAGCGCCGCTTCCCCGGTCTCACGGTGCTGCCGATCGCGCCGCTGCTCGCGCGCGCGATCCACGAGGTCTTCGAGGACGGCTCGGTCACGAGCATGTTCGGCGGCGACGCGTAA
- a CDS encoding FAD:protein FMN transferase, translating into MTIPTATGSTWTFDAIGTSWAIETAAPLPPVARDAVSAVIDRFDREWSRFRDDSLVSALAGGRMASVPAPDDADAMLSLYDELDTATAGAVNPLIGDALARLGYDARLTLAPSGDPEPAPVWRDTLSWSDGRLAVARPATIDVGALGKGRLVDLVVNVVRAHVDGDIVVDASGDLAVRGEPIRVALEHPYDPTLAIGVITVAEGALCASAINRRAWGDNLHHVLDARTGAPVRAYAATWAAADTAMRADALATALFFDGGPELAASWNAHWVRMHTDGRVEWSPGFTGEIFS; encoded by the coding sequence ATGACCATCCCGACCGCGACGGGTTCGACCTGGACCTTCGACGCGATCGGCACGTCGTGGGCGATCGAGACGGCGGCGCCGCTGCCCCCGGTCGCCCGCGACGCGGTGTCGGCCGTCATCGACCGCTTCGACCGGGAGTGGTCGCGGTTCCGCGACGACTCGCTCGTCTCCGCCCTCGCGGGAGGACGCATGGCATCCGTCCCCGCCCCCGACGACGCGGATGCCATGCTCTCGCTGTACGACGAGCTCGACACCGCGACGGCCGGCGCCGTCAATCCGCTCATCGGCGACGCGCTCGCGCGCCTGGGCTACGACGCGCGGCTGACGCTCGCCCCGTCGGGCGATCCGGAGCCGGCGCCGGTGTGGCGCGACACCCTCTCGTGGAGCGACGGGCGGCTCGCCGTCGCGCGTCCCGCCACGATCGACGTGGGCGCGCTCGGCAAGGGTCGTCTCGTCGACCTCGTGGTCAACGTGGTGCGCGCGCACGTCGACGGCGACATCGTCGTCGACGCATCCGGCGACCTCGCCGTTCGCGGCGAGCCGATCCGCGTCGCGCTCGAGCACCCGTACGACCCGACCCTCGCGATCGGTGTGATCACCGTCGCCGAGGGGGCGCTGTGCGCGTCGGCGATCAATCGGCGGGCGTGGGGCGACAACCTGCACCACGTCCTCGACGCCCGCACGGGCGCGCCGGTCCGGGCCTACGCGGCGACCTGGGCAGCGGCCGACACCGCGATGCGGGCCGACGCCCTCGCGACCGCGTTGTTCTTCGACGGGGGACCGGAACTCGCGGCATCCTGGAACGCGCACTGGGTGCGTATGCACACCGACGGTCGCGTGGAATGGTCGCCGGGTTTCACCGGCGAGATCTTCTCGTGA
- a CDS encoding FAD-dependent oxidoreductase yields MSATLTAGSTHVLGLIGRVSMYRLVLSSLGLLAVYALVLSFAGQIGPQPLEIVASAVVLAVACAATDLVAQGILRMPRRLESSLITAAILLFVLRPSLEPLALAGLALAGVVASASKYLLVWRGRHVFNPAATGAAVLTIVSVWAPDLGGSAWWVGTPLMAIGVLALGVLLLLRTDKLPIVVTFWLVAMTVAFVRTSIQFQSAGFPVDVPTLLVQVAFSSPFLFLGAFMLSEPLTLPPRRLQQYAVAIVVGVLAGWPIAVGAITLGQERALLIGNLVAFAFCLRAAVRLRVERRRDLTPTVRELTFHAARPFAFSPGQYLELDVPHRRPDARGTRREFSIVSAPEDLPEVRIAYKDGSQSSYKKALAAVEPGSTLAVTGVWGDFVLPSRPTAPVLLVAAGIGVTPFVSQLRHLQATGQRRDAVLVYVVSDPSELAFRDEIAASGIPVVVFSREEPHDLPAGWSWAGPDRVDADAVLRTVPDIAQRVAYVSGPPRLISDLAPALAKARSLTTDAFAGY; encoded by the coding sequence ATGAGCGCCACGCTCACCGCGGGCTCGACCCACGTGCTCGGCCTCATTGGCCGGGTGTCGATGTACCGCCTCGTCCTGTCGTCGCTCGGCCTGCTGGCTGTCTATGCCCTCGTGCTCTCCTTCGCCGGACAGATCGGGCCCCAGCCGCTCGAGATCGTCGCGAGCGCCGTGGTGCTCGCTGTCGCGTGCGCGGCGACCGACCTGGTCGCGCAGGGCATACTCCGGATGCCGCGCCGCCTCGAGTCCTCGCTGATCACCGCCGCGATCCTGCTGTTCGTGCTCCGTCCGAGCCTCGAGCCGCTCGCGCTGGCCGGTCTCGCCCTCGCCGGGGTCGTGGCATCCGCATCGAAGTACCTCCTCGTCTGGCGTGGCCGTCACGTCTTCAACCCGGCAGCCACGGGGGCGGCGGTGCTGACCATCGTGAGTGTCTGGGCGCCGGATCTCGGTGGCTCGGCCTGGTGGGTCGGAACCCCGTTGATGGCGATCGGCGTACTGGCGCTCGGTGTGCTGCTGCTCCTACGCACCGACAAACTCCCGATCGTGGTGACGTTCTGGCTCGTGGCGATGACGGTCGCGTTCGTGCGCACCAGCATTCAGTTCCAGTCGGCGGGCTTTCCGGTCGACGTGCCGACGCTGCTCGTGCAGGTCGCGTTCTCGTCGCCGTTCCTCTTCCTCGGTGCGTTCATGCTGTCGGAGCCGCTCACCCTGCCGCCGCGCCGCCTGCAGCAGTACGCCGTCGCGATCGTCGTGGGCGTCCTGGCCGGCTGGCCGATCGCCGTCGGGGCGATCACGCTCGGACAGGAGCGCGCTCTGCTGATCGGCAATCTCGTGGCGTTCGCGTTCTGCCTGCGCGCGGCGGTGCGCCTGCGCGTCGAACGCCGTCGCGACCTGACTCCGACCGTCCGCGAACTGACCTTCCACGCCGCGCGTCCCTTCGCGTTCTCGCCCGGTCAGTACCTGGAGCTCGACGTCCCGCACCGTCGACCCGACGCCCGCGGCACGCGGCGGGAGTTCTCGATCGTGTCCGCCCCGGAAGACCTGCCCGAGGTGCGCATCGCCTACAAGGACGGCTCGCAGTCCTCGTACAAGAAGGCGCTCGCGGCCGTCGAGCCGGGCTCGACTCTCGCTGTCACGGGCGTGTGGGGGGACTTCGTCCTTCCCTCTCGACCGACCGCGCCCGTGCTGCTGGTCGCCGCGGGGATCGGCGTGACGCCGTTCGTCTCGCAGCTGCGGCACCTCCAGGCCACCGGGCAGCGCCGCGACGCCGTTCTCGTCTACGTGGTGTCCGACCCGAGCGAACTCGCCTTCCGTGATGAGATCGCGGCGAGCGGCATCCCGGTCGTCGTCTTCTCGCGTGAGGAACCGCACGATCTGCCCGCGGGATGGTCGTGGGCGGGACCCGACCGGGTCGACGCCGATGCTGTGCTTCGCACGGTTCCCGACATCGCCCAGCGCGTGGCCTATGTCTCGGGTCCGCCCCGGCTCATCTCGGATCTCGCGCCGGCGCTCGCCAAGGCCAGATCGCTCACGACCGACGCCTTCGCGGGGTACTGA
- a CDS encoding YdcF family protein, which yields MLLLAFAALLLVVFAVARARQRAQLREGTLLVAAVVFAALGVLQLLVQTDPDAARAAILVVAVAVPVVVAVLAVFLITNGITMLRLEGRSLANLLSLIAGIGLVAFPFVLLALLAWGGLGGFLVAALVVLIAGYAAAAFVAFLVSSLLYAALPVPRTPTAIVVLGSGLIDGRVPPLLRGRLDRAIAAWQRAVRAGGVAPFVIPSGGQGPDEPRAEAEAMADYLRERGIPADLVHPETRSLNTRENLAFSRAIVGEIDASKPLLVVTSDYHVLRAGLLARRELPGARVVGARTAAYFVPSAFLREYVALLNRQRWMHVVFALVFGVALVSVYAVIFLT from the coding sequence ATGCTCCTCCTGGCTTTCGCCGCGCTGCTGCTCGTCGTCTTCGCGGTGGCGCGTGCCCGTCAGCGTGCCCAGCTGCGCGAGGGGACTCTGCTCGTCGCCGCGGTCGTCTTCGCCGCGCTGGGCGTGCTGCAGCTGCTCGTGCAGACGGATCCGGATGCCGCCCGCGCGGCGATCCTCGTCGTCGCCGTCGCGGTGCCCGTGGTCGTGGCGGTGCTCGCGGTGTTCCTCATCACCAACGGCATCACCATGCTGCGACTCGAGGGGCGGAGTCTGGCGAACCTGCTGTCGCTGATCGCCGGGATCGGGCTCGTGGCCTTCCCGTTCGTCCTCCTCGCGCTCCTGGCGTGGGGAGGACTGGGCGGCTTCCTCGTGGCGGCTCTCGTGGTCCTGATCGCGGGGTACGCGGCGGCCGCGTTCGTCGCGTTCCTCGTGTCGTCGCTGCTGTACGCCGCGCTGCCCGTCCCGCGCACGCCGACCGCGATCGTCGTCCTGGGCTCCGGGCTGATCGACGGGCGGGTGCCGCCGTTGCTCCGGGGCCGCCTCGATCGCGCGATCGCCGCCTGGCAGCGGGCGGTCCGGGCCGGGGGAGTCGCGCCCTTCGTCATCCCGTCCGGCGGTCAGGGGCCCGACGAGCCGCGCGCGGAGGCCGAGGCCATGGCGGACTACCTGCGAGAGCGCGGCATCCCCGCGGACCTCGTCCATCCCGAGACGCGCTCTCTGAACACACGGGAGAACCTCGCCTTCTCACGTGCGATCGTCGGGGAGATCGACGCATCGAAGCCGCTGCTGGTCGTCACGAGCGACTACCACGTCCTTCGCGCAGGGCTCCTGGCGCGTCGCGAGTTGCCCGGAGCGCGTGTGGTGGGTGCCCGCACGGCGGCGTACTTCGTGCCGAGTGCGTTCCTCCGTGAGTACGTCGCCCTGCTGAACCGGCAGAGGTGGATGCACGTCGTCTTCGCGCTCGTCTTCGGCGTCGCGCTGGTGAGCGTCTACGCCGTGATCTTCCTCACGTGA
- a CDS encoding cell wall metabolism sensor histidine kinase WalK, with the protein MTAVIGMVAFILIMIGVSTSAILSQVLLNNLEAEVGDVASLAQPRINLQSTAENVLDSGPFDNGTLMVMKTRLGGTTGAVVDDGNSRALTADELAQIVESLASSSPASRTVELPNLGEYLVRPYGTAGSDEVLLVGLPLSQVTGTIGAILTTVALVTTGGLLLLAAVIALVIRLGLRPLKAVSETATRVASIRMDQGDVSITERVPTEQVDDHTEIGQVGAALNTLLDRVDASLSARQRNEELMRRFVADASHELRTPLASIRGFSELSLRAMRQAHDDESRQRTAMAVETTEQSLERILAQSIRMTTLVEDLLLLARLDEGQELVFGTVDLTRLAVEAVGDARPAGPDHSWTIDVRDEPVELAGDASRLHQVVANLLANARTHTPAGSEVAVSVTREGDDAVLRVNDNGPGVDPAVAAQLFERFARADRSRDRKTGGTGLGLSIARAIVEAHRGTISVQSTPGDTTFEVRLPAKPADPGPPADA; encoded by the coding sequence ATGACGGCGGTCATCGGTATGGTCGCGTTCATCCTCATCATGATCGGGGTGTCCACCAGCGCGATCCTCAGCCAGGTGCTGCTGAACAACCTCGAGGCGGAGGTCGGCGACGTCGCCTCGCTCGCCCAGCCGCGCATCAATCTGCAGAGCACGGCCGAGAACGTCCTGGACTCGGGGCCGTTCGACAACGGCACCCTCATGGTCATGAAGACGCGCCTCGGCGGGACGACGGGGGCGGTCGTCGACGACGGGAACTCCCGCGCCCTGACCGCCGACGAGCTCGCGCAGATCGTGGAGAGCCTCGCCTCGTCGAGCCCCGCCTCGCGCACGGTGGAACTGCCGAACCTCGGCGAATACCTCGTCCGCCCCTACGGCACGGCCGGCAGTGACGAGGTCCTTCTCGTCGGGCTTCCCCTGTCACAGGTCACCGGCACGATCGGTGCCATCCTCACCACGGTCGCCCTGGTCACGACCGGTGGGCTCCTGCTCCTCGCCGCCGTCATCGCACTCGTGATCCGTCTGGGACTCCGCCCCCTCAAGGCGGTGTCCGAGACGGCGACGCGCGTCGCCTCGATCCGCATGGACCAGGGCGACGTGTCGATCACCGAGCGCGTGCCCACCGAACAGGTCGACGACCACACCGAGATCGGGCAGGTCGGCGCGGCCCTCAACACGCTTCTCGACCGTGTCGACGCCTCACTTTCCGCCCGCCAACGCAACGAAGAACTGATGCGCCGATTCGTCGCGGACGCCAGTCATGAGCTGCGCACGCCCCTGGCATCCATCCGCGGGTTCTCGGAGCTCTCGCTGCGCGCCATGCGCCAGGCCCACGATGACGAGTCGCGTCAGCGAACCGCAATGGCCGTCGAGACCACCGAGCAGTCGCTCGAGCGGATCCTCGCCCAGTCGATCCGCATGACGACGCTGGTCGAGGATCTGCTGCTGCTCGCCCGGCTCGACGAGGGCCAGGAACTCGTCTTCGGCACGGTCGACCTCACGCGTCTCGCGGTGGAGGCGGTCGGGGACGCGCGTCCCGCGGGACCCGACCACTCGTGGACCATCGACGTCCGCGACGAGCCCGTCGAGCTCGCCGGCGATGCCTCCCGCCTCCACCAGGTCGTGGCCAACCTCCTCGCCAATGCGCGCACGCACACGCCCGCCGGGAGCGAGGTGGCCGTGTCGGTGACCCGCGAGGGCGACGATGCCGTCCTCCGCGTGAACGACAACGGGCCCGGGGTCGACCCCGCGGTCGCGGCCCAGCTGTTCGAGCGCTTCGCCCGCGCCGACCGCTCTCGCGACCGGAAGACGGGCGGCACGGGGCTGGGGCTGTCGATCGCCCGGGCGATCGTCGAAGCGCACCGCGGCACGATCAGCGTGCAGAGCACGCCCGGAGACACGACCTTCGAGGTCCGCCTTCCCGCGAAGCCCGCCGACCCCGGTCCGCCCGCCGACGCCTGA
- a CDS encoding response regulator transcription factor has product MTVTATAPAFTRPDGSALRVLVVDDEQMLTDLLSMALRMEGWDVRTAGSGFDALQAARDFAPDAMVLDIMMPDLDGMAVLQRLRHSGNDVPVLFLTAKDAVADRVAGLTAGGDDYVTKPFSLEEVVARLRGLMRRAGTALTRDAEPILRVGDLSLNEDSHEVVRAGQEIELTATEFELLRFLMRNQRRVVSKAQILDRVWNYDFGGRSSVVELYISYLRKKIDAGHEPLIHTVRGVGYMIKAPQ; this is encoded by the coding sequence ATGACCGTGACCGCCACCGCTCCCGCCTTCACTCGCCCCGACGGGAGCGCCCTGCGCGTCCTCGTCGTCGACGACGAGCAGATGCTCACCGACCTCCTCTCGATGGCTCTGCGCATGGAGGGATGGGACGTCCGCACAGCGGGCTCCGGCTTCGACGCCCTGCAGGCCGCGCGCGACTTCGCTCCGGATGCCATGGTGCTCGACATCATGATGCCCGACCTCGACGGCATGGCGGTCCTGCAGCGGCTGCGTCACTCCGGCAACGACGTGCCGGTCCTCTTCCTGACCGCGAAGGACGCCGTCGCGGACCGCGTCGCCGGTCTCACCGCGGGTGGCGACGACTACGTCACGAAGCCCTTCAGCCTCGAGGAGGTCGTGGCGCGTCTGCGTGGCTTGATGCGCCGCGCCGGTACCGCTCTGACGCGCGACGCGGAGCCGATCCTGCGCGTGGGCGACCTGTCGCTCAACGAGGACAGCCACGAGGTCGTGCGCGCGGGTCAGGAGATCGAGCTGACGGCGACCGAGTTCGAGCTGCTGCGGTTCCTCATGCGGAACCAGCGCCGTGTCGTGTCGAAGGCGCAGATCCTCGACCGGGTCTGGAACTACGACTTCGGCGGCCGCTCGAGCGTCGTCGAGCTGTACATCTCGTACCTGCGCAAGAAGATCGACGCGGGTCACGAGCCGCTCATCCACACGGTTCGCGGCGTCGGCTACATGATCAAAGCGCCGCAGTGA
- a CDS encoding VanZ family protein — protein MQVTRRRRALLVAASALYAAGVWWMTLRPTIYDENVGGILHAILRAARGWPPTAWITFDGVEFTANVVMFAPLGVLVLLWGGRWWHGIAAGLLISSAIETTQLLFLPTRVADVRDVIANTSGAAIGVVLMAVVGWRAARSQDSHKPRHRKLIDTSAQ, from the coding sequence GTGCAGGTGACGAGGCGGCGACGGGCTCTGCTCGTCGCCGCTTCGGCGTTGTACGCCGCGGGAGTCTGGTGGATGACGCTGCGTCCCACGATCTACGACGAGAACGTCGGCGGCATCCTGCACGCGATCCTCCGCGCCGCCCGCGGCTGGCCGCCGACCGCGTGGATCACTTTCGACGGGGTCGAGTTCACCGCCAACGTGGTGATGTTCGCGCCCCTCGGCGTGCTCGTCCTGCTGTGGGGCGGACGGTGGTGGCACGGTATCGCGGCGGGCCTGCTCATCAGCTCCGCGATCGAGACGACGCAGCTCCTGTTCCTCCCCACCCGCGTCGCCGACGTGCGCGACGTGATCGCGAACACCTCGGGAGCGGCGATCGGCGTCGTCCTGATGGCCGTTGTCGGCTGGCGCGCAGCTCGCTCTCAGGATTCCCATAAGCCACGCCATAGAAAGCTCATAGATACGAGCGCACAATGA
- the gndA gene encoding NADP-dependent phosphogluconate dehydrogenase, which produces MTSTPSPTGPSTDQDQAPHEAAQVHEGAPGPEEVARPTAEADSRPQGDGQAHANIGVVGLAVMGSNLARNLASREGNTVAVFNRSRSKTDELLEAHPEANFVASFSYEDFAASLSKPRTAIIMVKAGRPTDFVIDELVKVFEPGDIIVDGGNALFTDTIRREKAVRETGINYVGMGVSGGEEGALLGPSLMPGGSDESWQTLGPILTSIAAVAEGEACVTHVGHDGAGHFVKMVHNGIEYADMQLIAEAYDLIRRATGKTPAEIADVFAEWNRGELESYLIEITAEVLRQTDAETGKPLVDVILDQAGAKGTGAWTVQTALDLGVPVSGIAEATFARSLSSHPEQREVSRELPGPSGTDLLSGEDADAFIEQVRLALYASKIVAYSQGFDEIRAGAAQYDWNIDLGAVSKIWRGGCIIRAQFLNRIAEAYDAEATLPVLLTAPYFVEALGRAQDAWRHIVALSAASGIPAPAFSSSLAYYDGLRAERLPAALIQGQRDFFGAHTYRRVDKEGTFHTLWSGDRTEIEAEDTH; this is translated from the coding sequence ATGACGTCCACCCCCTCCCCGACCGGACCCTCGACCGACCAGGACCAGGCCCCGCACGAGGCCGCGCAGGTGCACGAGGGTGCGCCCGGCCCCGAAGAGGTCGCGCGTCCCACCGCCGAGGCCGATTCGCGCCCGCAGGGCGACGGTCAGGCCCACGCGAACATCGGCGTCGTCGGCTTGGCGGTGATGGGGTCCAACCTCGCACGCAACCTCGCCAGCCGCGAGGGCAACACCGTCGCGGTGTTCAATCGCTCGCGTTCGAAGACCGACGAGCTGCTCGAAGCGCACCCCGAGGCGAACTTCGTCGCGTCGTTCTCGTACGAGGACTTCGCCGCGTCGCTGTCGAAGCCTCGCACCGCGATCATCATGGTCAAGGCCGGTCGCCCCACCGACTTCGTCATCGACGAGCTGGTCAAGGTGTTCGAGCCCGGCGACATCATCGTCGACGGCGGCAACGCCCTCTTCACCGACACGATCCGCCGCGAGAAGGCCGTCCGCGAGACGGGGATCAACTACGTCGGCATGGGTGTCTCGGGCGGTGAGGAGGGCGCCCTTCTGGGCCCCTCGCTCATGCCCGGCGGCTCGGACGAGTCGTGGCAGACGCTCGGCCCGATCCTGACCTCCATCGCCGCGGTCGCCGAGGGCGAGGCGTGCGTGACCCACGTGGGCCACGACGGCGCCGGCCACTTCGTGAAGATGGTGCACAACGGCATCGAGTACGCCGACATGCAGCTCATCGCAGAGGCATACGACCTCATCCGTCGCGCCACCGGCAAGACCCCCGCCGAGATCGCCGACGTGTTCGCCGAGTGGAACCGCGGCGAGTTGGAGTCGTACCTCATCGAGATCACCGCCGAGGTCCTGCGTCAGACGGATGCCGAGACCGGCAAGCCCCTCGTCGACGTCATCCTCGACCAGGCCGGCGCCAAGGGCACCGGCGCCTGGACCGTGCAGACGGCCCTCGACCTGGGCGTCCCCGTCTCGGGTATCGCGGAGGCCACCTTCGCGCGGTCGCTGTCGAGCCACCCCGAGCAGCGCGAGGTCTCGCGCGAGCTCCCCGGCCCCTCTGGCACCGACCTGCTCTCGGGCGAGGATGCCGACGCGTTCATCGAGCAGGTGCGCCTCGCGCTGTACGCCTCGAAGATCGTCGCCTACTCTCAGGGCTTCGACGAGATCCGCGCCGGCGCGGCCCAGTACGACTGGAACATCGACCTCGGCGCGGTGTCGAAGATCTGGCGCGGCGGCTGCATCATCCGCGCCCAGTTCCTCAACCGCATCGCCGAGGCATACGACGCCGAGGCCACGCTCCCCGTGCTGCTGACCGCGCCGTACTTCGTCGAGGCCCTCGGCCGCGCCCAGGACGCCTGGCGCCACATCGTCGCGCTGTCCGCGGCGAGCGGCATCCCCGCCCCCGCGTTCAGCTCGTCGCTGGCGTACTACGACGGCCTGCGCGCCGAGCGCCTCCCCGCGGCGCTCATTCAGGGCCAGCGCGACTTCTTCGGTGCGCACACGTACCGTCGCGTCGACAAGGAGGGCACGTTCCACACCCTCTGGTCGGGCGACCGCACCGAGATCGAGGCAGAGGACACTCACTGA